Below is a genomic region from Castanea sativa cultivar Marrone di Chiusa Pesio chromosome 2, ASM4071231v1.
attatttgatttcaaatcaaataaattaattaggtGATCCAAAATGTCAAAATCAATAACCAAAAAGAATAAGTGAACAAGTCATAAAGCAAAACAATAAATGCATAAGACACATAATATGATTCTGAAGTGAAAAACCTATGGATAACTCTTTAAAGGAAAAGGGGCTATATGAGTAACCTACTCCCACTATGGCAATCAAATAGAAAAGAATGTGTTTTATAGTCTTGGAAAAAACCATTCTACCGAGACTCTACATTCCAAATCGATAATTCCCTGCTGCGACAATAGCTTTAAACTTTAAGTTTCTTCCTATATGGTTTCGTTCATGAATGGCAGGTCTGTGTAAATTAACTAGAACCTTTGGTGCACTCCAATTAAGGTACCTCCTTGAATATTTGATCTACAGTCAACTAACTAGAAGAAATTCTATGTGGTTTTGAACTTTGGATCACAAGATTTTATAAAACTACTAGGATTCTCTCAAGAAAGCTCATGGATGAAAGGCACGGTTTTTTCACTAGAAGTATTGTGCTAGTTTATGCCTTCCCAACTTTACCGGAAATCTTGCATAAAATAGTATAAATTGGTGTTTACATAAACGGTTATAATCCTAATCAAAACAagatttagattattttttgtgattcttGTTCAATGGGCCATTTCAGcccatctttttttctttgagcaAATTTCAGCCCATCTATATTTCCTAGCTTGAGTCAACCTCATGGTCCCCCTGCTCTAGGGCACAACATATTTTAGCCTTACCATTATTTCGCAAATTTTATTCCTTACCATTATTTTTCTTATGATCAAATGGCTAAACTTCATAGCTTTTCTTGTTCAACATCTTATTAGCTGCTTTGTACGTTTCTAGTTCAATTAAACAATCTTGATATATCTTTTCCAAAGTAGGTCAGATAGTGGTGGCTCCGGGATTTTTTTCTAGGGAGGTCAGTAGTGGTGGAGTAAGGAATTTGTCATGGggcgattaaaaaataaaatgattaattatatatatatatatatatatatatatatatatacaacttccatattatatacaataatcCAAAACAAGTACAATTTAGTCTACAATACTGCTATATCGTATAATagtctaaaaaatttattaatatttaaagatTAGTAAGACAACAACCATTAAATGcacaataacttattatatttatatgcaatattaattaaataaaaatatatgataaagatgaataattttttttattttatagaagatagaaatcctactctaacttaatgtaagtgtatatgtgtgtggataaagaaaaataataacaaacctAGGAGTAGGACTAGGAGTAtgtgaaactaagaaaaaaaaactgatataaATTTTCGCTTTTGAAGTGTATGACTTTTTAACCATACACGTGGTCACTCTCTTGGAATTGGAGCAAATAGAGATAAAAGCTAGGAAAACTACTTGATCAAACAAAGATAAAAGCTAAGAAGACATAGAAGGGAGAAGgagagatagagaaaatgaggaaataATTATCACagatataaatatagatatattgGCTGGAACGATAGTGTATTTTTTGCTGACAAGGAAGAAAAGTGCAGGGAAAAACAGCTTTATTTTGCTGTCAACGGAAAAGTAAGCCAAAGTTCCAGATagaatgtttatttatttgaactaaacaaatttgagacatttttttattataagattGAATATTTTAAGAGTAGTGCTGTTGCCACAACACttatacaaaaatttcacaacaaaacataggtgacaagttgttaaaggtagataaaaaaaaaggtgatatattagcaaaaaaagaaaggtaaaaaAGTGATACCAGTTGTGTGTCAAAGTAAAAACTAGTTACAACTTGTCAGTTAATCtccattataaatttattattgtgaaaatattgtgaaagtagTATTAAAATGATCATATTCAAGTTTATTTTAGCTGAATTTAAACTAAATTTAAGGTAAGGgtgttcaaatatttattttaggggagtcataacaatttttttttatatatatatatatatattttttaattttatatatataaaaaaatattgcctCTGGCCAGCGCGTAACGCCGCCCCTGGGGTCAGAGAGAGATATTACCTCTGATGTTTGCCCTTTTGCTTATGCAGTAGGGAATCAAGAGCACCCCGAAAACGACCGCAATTGCAACCACAACTATCACTATAACCTTCATCTTTTGCTTGTCTTTCTCCTCTTTATGATTGACTTTGcagaagaaaagtaaaaatattttagtaatgcAATAAAATAGATGGAAGCAACAAAGATGATTGCTTCAATGGcatgtaaaaatataaattaaaaagcaataaaaaccATAGGCCTATTACCTTGCTTTGAAGCAGGCATTCGAATATATACGTCCTGCAAGGCATCCAGCCCATTAGCTGCAACCTGTCTAATATCACTTAGATCCCCAAACCACATGACACAACCACTTCctccatttttaatatttgagtTTGTATAAGCCGTACAGGAACAGTTGTTCACACATTTGACTCTGCATTCATTAAGATTCATACTTCCGTTCACCCAGGAATACGTGGTATCTGGCATTTTGAGCCCAACAAATTTAGGAAACCCAATTTTATCTTTATCCTCGCAGCTCAATTGGGTAATACGTACACATCCCTTAAACCACTCCTCTGGGTTCCATGTATCTGACGACTTATGCTTGAATCCTTCTACACATTGACAGATAGGTGACTCACCAATGATACAATTTCCATGAGGACCACATAAATTATAACCATCACATTTGTCTTTCGGGTAAGATAAGTATAGGCTCCATTTTTTATCTTCTGAGACCCATATGTAGCGCTCATATAAGGACGAAGTTTCGTTCAAAAGTGCTCTTGAGATTACAGAATTTGTAATCAAATTGAACATGAAGTACACCTCATCGCTGTTGATGACAAAATTGTAGGTGTAAACTGGATTTTCCTTTCGTAAGTCTGGTGCACCACTGAAACCAAGGCCATTCCATGGTCCGGTCCGGTAGAACTTCTCGGTGCCTTTGTTCATGACTATCTCAGGGTAATTATGAAGTTCAATCCCCCAACTCAGTTCTCCTGGAGATGGATCATCTGGACTTTTCCAAGCAGTTAGGCGCCGCTCCAGACCAGTCCTTAAGTCCCATCCAAGCTTCATCCCCGGTAGCCAAGTATCAGAAGGATAGTCAAAGCTTTGCCACAAATAATTTTCTTCGTTCTCTTCTCTTAATACTAGATTTCCGGAATCTAAAAGCTGGACTATTGGATTCCTGGCCTGTTTTGTTGACTTTGCCGACCAAGCAACTGTTCTATTCTGGCTGAGAAGAACAAGACTACCTGAACTGTTTACCATCAACATGCCAGACGAGTCGTTTATTGGATTGAGCCGGTTTGCTACCCAAACAACCGTTTTAACTGGGATATTGTTATACCATATTCCCAAGTAACGGTTACTGGAATTACCAGGACTAAAGAACCCCAGAGCGTAGCTTTCATGTTTAGAGACCAAGGTTATGCCCTCTCTGAGGGATTCGGGTTTTGTAATGCTGTCACCAGCATCCGACAGtacaaagaagaaaggaagcaaACTGGAACTCAACAACACAAAAGCAAAGATATTCATTGCTTTCTGTTCTTAATTAGAGCTCTTAGTCTTAGCCGACATTTTAAAGTTAGGCCTATTATAATGAGCAATGGCTACACCATGGAAGGTCATGCGTTGACCCAGGCCTGTGGTCGTTCTTTTTTGAATTGGTTGGTACATTAGAAAACTCCacattttttttgaacaaaaatttcCACGTGTCGTTACTCTCTTCTGCGAAGTCGCATTAATTTCCACATTTGTCGTTGCTTCCTTGGCCCTTCTGCGATGTCGCATTTTGTGTAGTTTGTCCTCGCGCCCACTATTTTAGATTGTGAAAGGTTGACAAAAGTGGAAAGGTGAGCACGAGGATTTGAAATTATGGAATACTGGTAGATCCATTATAAccccctttgttttttttttttttttttaagaaacaacatGAGAAGAGAAAGAGTTATTTATAACTCCCTTCAAAAgttatgataatttttaaaagagggTGAAGAAAATTACATGATGCATAacatacttttttaattaatgtgagacaatttttattctttttttattttttatttttagaaacaaacgCATACataagggaaaagaaaatgaattctAACACAAAAGTACACCACAATATACTACATGCATGACATTTTCATAGTAATAACTTAGTATCTAagatttagtataaaattttgtaaaaatattacaaacatAACATTGCTCATAAATAAATGAGGCCAcgtcataaataaataaataaggccACATTTAATTGGGAGCCAGATTTTTgtctaatatttgtttttgcttttgcatTTGATGGGACCAGGGCTAGTAGACCTTGAAATcagtttattttgttgaaattgaaaactttttgttgaaagtactgtagataaaggtaaaagttaactgaaatagtataataggagccataaatagtaccaaaaactACAATGAaatccatgaatagtagtaaaaataaactaaatagtaaaataagttggcaaaaaatatttttgccaaACGGACACTTATTGTCAGATTCTCTACAATATACTAAATGAGACAATGCAAAGATGTCCATTAATGCTTCTTGCTGTTAGAGCTCTTTAGCCAACATTTTAAAGTTAGGTCTGTGAGAATTCAtgtctggttttttttttttttaaatctcatttAACCATATCAAGGgtctgtttattttgctgaaattgtaaatttttttttgctgaaagtactataaataaaagtaaaaattagctgaaatagtacagtaggattcatgaatagtaccaaaaagtgcagtgggccCCATGattagtagcaaaaataagctgaatagtaaaataagttggcaattttttttttttgccaaacacacaccaagtgttattttatcatttataccatactattttacaactcacTTAGCAtctcaaactcttttttttcagtttatttaaatattatttttactatttctctctcacttccttttcctctctttctcccaCCACTTCTAggcactgaaaaaaaaaaaaaaaaaccatagaaaaccaaaaccaaccacACCAAAAACCACTACACCGACCACAAACCAAAAgaaccaagaaaataaaacacacacaacaaCCACAATAGCTCAAATCAGCCTCCACAATCACAATAGCCGCCACCATGCCACCAAACAACACACTGCCACCCCTACATATCCTAGCACCACCCACCGGaccatcaaaccaaaaccacATTATAAAAACCCAATCAAACCATCATTTCAAACCAAACGAAAACCCCACATATCCCAGTaaaccaattttaaaaaaatcaccatcGAATCCTTCAACAGAGCCACCATCGGAGCCACTAAGAGAACCACCATCAAATAACCAAGAGAACCTACCAATCTCCACACCACAACCCCACCTGACCCACAACTCCAAACCCACCACTTGACCCATGACCTACACAGCCCACCGATCCAAGCCCATGCCACCACGATCTCCGATCTCCACCAATCCAAAATCCACGCCAATCTTCGCCATGCTGTGACCATGCCATGACCATGCCGATTGCCATGTCGTGACCACTTTGAATCCAACCTAGCTCTAGTGCAagctctgagagagagagagagagagagagagagagagagagagagagagagagagagaagaagaagaagaagaagaagaaatgagagacaaaagtgagagaaaacaaaaggtaaaaagaaataaaataaaatattttggtttaCAATTATGCTACAATGTCATCATACATTTAGGATGACACTATAGCAcaattgctaatttttttttgcaattgcaaAATTTTGCAAGATCGATGTTGAAGGTTGACAAGAGGAATGGAAAGGTAATGTTATGGAAGATTTTACCATATTTGGGAAGTGGAATACTTTGCACTCCCAAGATATTGAATTatcctaaaaaagaaaagaaaaatatcctAGAaattatatagtagtattatgTTACATTTTCTGATTGAAAGagataaataaagaaaaatgctacAACACAACATTTTTCAGAATAAATCCTAATTGTCATGCTATTACTGATTCTAATCTGAATCACCACCGAcacattacttttttgtcccaccAATATCAATCTAAcacctaaaatttattatgaaattattataaaaatattatgaatgtaattacgtaacatttttcataataaaaatgtagCTCATCACACATTTAATTGGGTGCtagatttttgtttatttgtttttgcttcTGTATTTAATGGGAGCAGGGCCAGTAGGAACTTTGACTAGGTGTGAAGTTTGATCTAGGCTTACAGACAGCTGAGAGACATGTCACTACAAAAAAGATTGTTGTTTGCGACGAAACTTTTTTGACGATTACAAAAACCCATCGTAAAAACTAGCTTTTTTGACGGCAAGTCTCTTCCATCGACAATGACTCGTCAAATATCAACACATTTGTGATGGCAAAATGAGTCTGTCAAAAATGccaattatttttgtcaaaaatgtgattttttttggagggaaatgttCCCACCTTACTTTGTACGGCGGCATAAAAATGGTTGTCGCTAGTAAGGTATTATTTATGACGACTAAACAAAAACCCGTCGGAACTATTAACACTTGTGATGGCTTTGGTACAtcgaaaatacaaaatatatattttttatggtgttaGTATTTGCGACAAACAATCTTCCATTGTAAATATAAAAGAGGGTATTATTTACGACGACAGAATAAACACCGTCGGCACTATTATCACTTGTGACGGCCTTTGTGCAtcgaaaatacaaaatatatatatatatatatatattttatggtgTTATTATTTACGACAAACATGATTCCATcgtaaatataaaaaagggtATTAGCGACAGACATAAAGCCATCgaaaatggtaaaatattttggagggaaaattCCCGCCTTACTTTTCACATTTGTGACACATGTGAAATAGTTTATGTTTTTCACTAAAGAATAGTGTTTTGGGTTATCTGATTAATGtcaacttttcttcttttcacaCACTCACAAGTGGCAGACAATTAATTAGGCTTTCAATTAGTTTGGCTAGTTAAACCATGATTACTTACTTAACGTGGCATTGTTTGGGTCCAAATCCTATCTAATTTTTGATATCAATCAATTTGTTAGCTTGTTTGGTTACATCAACTTGTCAAAGATTTAGGAGGAACTAAGGGTTCATCGTTACCATGtggcattattttattaaaattgataacatttaatttacttaaaataagGTTAATTAACAAGATCCCCAATTTGCCTAAAATTGAGCATTATTCAACTCAATTATTATACTCAACAGTTTAAACAGTCTTCTACTTGGCTTATAGTGGTTGTGTGcgtttgttaatttgtttttttttttttttttgctgtgtgtgtttgtatataattatgtatgtatgtatttatttatatgtttataaaaatataatttaaaatcttCATATTTTATAAGCTTAAGtacaattattgaattaatacCTACAAGCTTAGTTTTACGTAAATGCGTATCCAATGCACTTGCATCTATGGACATAGCAACATCACCACTAAGCCCAACAACCgtgttgttgtgaaattttaaaatactcgcaagcgtacgaaccgtaccgaagtatagtttgacaagaacgaggtcgaacccacagggacttgaatgaacgtaggaaaattaatcaaaagcatgttcttctccgcttcttaagtataaaatcaaatcatcaatccTTATTTTATGCCACACTTGAATCTTTTGAAGTCATTGATGTTGAATGAACTATACTAGTCTTTGAGAGATGAGATTAAGCCATTTTTGTGTACTTTGAAccatatatgtgtttttctttttctttcttgatacaTTATTGCTAGTCACCCCGTTGAGCCTTTTAATtagcctttctttcttaaagccCTTATCCATAGTGTTTCAAGATTGAATTTGATCAGTTTATTTCAATATGGTGGTTTGTGTGAGAATTTaaacaaggaagaaaaaagaagtcaaaagaaaaaaaaaattcaagaacaacaaaaaaaaaaagaggaaaagtgtcaaaaagaagaaaataaaaagggttctcatcaaattttgagaagtgAGATGTAAGGAAGGAGTACTACTTTGAAAAagaagagttgaaaaaaaaatgttgaatggaAATTCCAAAAAGTGTTGACATTCCAACTATCTTGAGAACACTTCTTATATTTACCTTCacccatttttatttcattccctTTGCTTTTATCCTACATTACGTCCTAATAAAGTccttatttgatcttgaagaTTGTGTAGTTCAGATATTGATATGACTGAGAAGAAAAAGGTgtggtaaaaatatttttggcatCCTTTCATGAGACTACTTGTTCTTTCTTGATTAAGCGTTtttcatgtgatttatatgtgaGGTATTTGATTTTGCTTACATTATTCCGCTCACATATGTTGTTGAGAGTGTTACACCCCATTTCAGAGTGATTTCATTTGTTGAGTGATAACACCGGAAAGATTTGAGTTGAAGCATACTTTCAAATAGAGATTCGAGTCAagtttattctaaaattaagagtATGTTTGGGTTGACTACTACTTTTCACTCACATTGAGTTTTGATGGCATGAGAAATTTCTTTAGTATTTGTAGTatttttgaacttgaactaaTCCTCTTTGCAAAaggaaattgaaaagaaaaaaaaaatgtttgattttctttgttctgtttattttagtattcattttcagaattttgtgggtatattcCCTGCAAACCCTCACGAGACTACAACTCGTCCACTAGTGTAAGCTAGGGGTTTAAAGGCTTGTTGCATACGCTAAATGCAATCGAAATTTCCAGCGAAAGTGGATTAgttaggattttctttttctttgttttttttatttctttgttttgttttactcttTATCTGTTTTGCTCGAGGACTAGCAAAATGtaagtttgggggtatttgatgtgcattgataatagcttaattttgcatatttatatcattgttagaaagtattattatacttattttgaggtaattcatgcattttatagttggttttggaataatggtgaataatcaattttgtgcttaattaaatcttattgtgtgaatttatcttttgtaggagaatggaattaaataagtggatttgtgcaaagaagaaagctaatggactttacttttacaagggctatgatgaagttaaagaagaccaacccaattaaatttaagtccaattggagtagggaatcaaaggaaatttgcatcaaatccaagttcaattcggattaggattccagactgcacatcagttagtatttttggcataacttttggCTCAGATGTctaatcgagatgattcaagttgggttgaaaatttaacttaaagggctacaactttgtagtttaccaaaagtcctaattctgacgttaaatgggccaaaattgtcggttaagtgaagcctaaaaatctggaattttccctaaacgggaattcaacttgtaataggattccttgacctatttaaaggctctttagggcaaaattcgaGGGAGGCGAGTGCTAGGACGAagggctgaacatagagagtgcggctacttctttggttttcttccatgacagttaattttaatttatttgtctagtttaatgtttagtattttattattgtgttttattttaattactatgagtagctaaatttataattagggttgaggatgaaaccttgttaaggattattagtaatatttatgtgatttgatttttcccacaatagttgttctttaatgatttaaattgttcttgcttcatatcaattgactgagatgagattctagatatgagttcaatcatgtttttcttatgatttaggatttgtcttaattaattgaatgcttggtttattaattcttgattataaaattggatatcgcttgtgatttatctgtcaatggatacaatttatgatttgatttttagaattggatatatcttgtgatttgtttggctatagatacaattgatgatttgattttatacttaagaagcggagaagaacatgcttttgatttttaaaataaggattttaatgagaatattctatgatagcaagattgatttctagattatcatgtagtgagttgggaaaaattaatgatcataaatatatgctgatatgatttacaaggcggattccaaaaccttaattcctttcccttgattgtttgcatctttttattgttttatatcttttgcttagtttaactatttgcttagtttatttaatttcaaaacaactaatttttattaaactagattaggattaattttgttaagatttgattaattttcctacgttcattcaagtccctgtgggttcgacctcgttcttgtcaaactatacttcggtacggttcgtacacttgcgagtattttaaaatttcacaacaagttTTTGGCGCCGTTGCCGGGGACTTggttaggaaaataaattaagtcttgattgaattttttcttctactagttgtagttaaattttattttatttaaaaaaaattatttctttgtgCATGGTGTATGAGAACTTGGATACGTGATAAAGATAATTGTCTTGTTAGTTTTGATTATTCATCCACAATGGGAGAAACAGGAGATGATTCAAAAACTCTTAGGGAGTTGTTCTCACCCATAACCACCAACCCTCCATCTTGCATAGTATTGCCTGCAACCACTGCTGCACATTTTGAGTTAAAGCCACAGATAATCCATCTTCTGCCTACTTTTCATGGATTGGATAGAGAGGATCCTTATATGCATGTGAAGGATTTTCTTGAGATTTGTGCTActtgtaagtttcagaatttcaCTGATGACTCTGTTCGATTGCGTTTATTCCCTTTTTCCTTGAAGGATAAGGCAAAAGCATGGCTTAATTCTTTGTCACCTGGATCTATCACTTCATGGGAACTATTGGTCACAAAAttcctttcaaaatttttcccAATGGCCAAGACCAATGCTTTGAGGAGAGAAATTGCAGATTTTTATCAAGATGAACAAGAGAAATTTTATGAGAGTTGGGAGAGATTTAAGGACTTGATCTTAAAGTGTCCccatcatggttttgaaacatgGAGACtagtacaatatttttataatggttTGACTCAAGCAAATCGTAACATGATTGAGTCCATGAATGGTGGTGGATTTTTGAGTCTTGTAGATGATGAGGCATACAAATTTCTTGAGAATTTTTCTGAAAGTTCACAACAATGGGATTTTTCTAACCGTAAAGAGAGATCTGCCCTTGGAATTAAGAAAGGAGGATTGTATGAAGTTAGTGAAGATTTAGACATAAAAGCTAGGTTGGACAATCTCACTCGTAAGGTTGAGGCTTTAGCTTTAGGTAGAGGGATGAATTCTGTCAATCAAGTTCAAAGTGAAACATGCTCTATTTGTGCAAGTCCTATGCATACAACACAAATGTGTCCCTCTGCAGTTGGGTACCCTGATTTTTATACTGAGCAAG
It encodes:
- the LOC142624334 gene encoding G-type lectin S-receptor-like serine/threonine-protein kinase At4g27290; the protein is MNIFAFVLLSSSLLPFFFVLSDAGDSITKPESLREGITLVSKHESYALGFFSPGNSSNRYLGIWYNNIPVKTVVWVANRLNPINDSSGMLMVNSSGSLVLLSQNRTVAWSAKSTKQARNPIVQLLDSGNLVLREENEENYLWQSFDYPSDTWLPGMKLGWDLRTGLERRLTAWKSPDDPSPGELSWGIELHNYPEIVMNKGTEKFYRTGPWNGLGFSGAPDLRKENPVYTYNFVINSDEVYFMFNLITNSVISRALLNETSSLYERYIWVSEDKKWSLYLSYPKDKCDGYNLCGPHGNCIIGESPICQCVEGFKHKSSDTWNPEEWFKGCVRITQLSCEDKDKIGFPKFVGLKMPDTTYSWVNGSMNLNECRVKCVNNCSCTAYTNSNIKNGGSGCVMWFGDLSDIRQVAANGLDALQDVYIRMPASKQVNHKEEKDKQKMKVIVIVVVAIAVVFGVLLIPYCISKRANIREKLENNVMIDQDIEGQSEDMEVPFFTLATIVIATNNFSSDNKLGEGGFGLVYKGTLIDGKEIAVKRLSQKSRQGLREFKNEVILIAKLQHRNLVRLLGYCIEGDEKMLIYEYMPNGSLDSFIFDQTKAKVLGWSMRFNIICGIARGLLYLHEDSRLRIIHRDLKVSNILLDSKMNPKISDFGMARIFGGDQIEGNTNRVVGTYGYMAPEYAIDGLFSVKSDVFSFGILLLEIISGKKNRGSFHLDNTQNLVGHAWKLWEEGRPLELIDTGLKGSVIHSEILRCLHISFLCLQQHHNDRPNMSCVVMMLHGESSLPEPKELGFFVGKKSTSSSKNESSSTNEITVTMLEAR